In the genome of Blastopirellula retiformator, the window GAACAGCGGCAAACAGTCATGATTGCCGAGCAGATAATGAAACTGGCAATCGGGATGGGCTGTGATAAAGCGCTGCAGCCAATCGATCGCGGCGTCCACGGTCGCTTCGACCGATGGCAGCGTCGACCAGTCGAAATCGAAGATGTCTCCCCCCAGGATGAACGTCGATCCGGTTGCGGCTCGCTCGTTGAAAGCGGCCTCGTACTGGGCGGCGTTCGACCGGGCGGAAAAGAGATGCAAGTCGGAGACGAAGTAGTGCACGGCGGACTCGATCCTGACAACGGACGACGGCAAAGGGGACCGCAAACAGGCCCTATTCTTTATATACGTCGCTAGCGATCGAAAAAGCGAAAAATATCAGCGGGCGCCTGTATCGTAGCCGGCCGCAACGTCTGGGAAAAAGCCTAGCAGTCCGTTGATTTTCTCAACGGGCTGCTGGATCGCAGGGATGCGATCCCAAAATAGCGACGTAAGTCGTTATTTTGCGAGCCGCGGAGAGCTATGCTCTGAGCCTGGCGAGGTTGAAAAATGCCACGAGGGCATTTTTCAACAGGCAGCTAGCCAGCTAAGAGTGTAGAGCCGTCTTTCTGGAAACTGACGAAGAAGAAGCGGACCACGTCGGAACCGGCTTGCGAACTGTCTCCTTGCCAGAGCACGGTATACGATTTCCCGTCGAGCGAAAACTTGTAGACGATCGCCGCTTGCGGGCCTTCCTGCGGGATATCGCCAGCCAGGCGAATGCGGTGAACTTGCGCCCCGCCGGCAAAATGAGAAGTACGATTGGAAACGTCCATCAGGTTGGCCGAATCGACATTCCGCTTCGCTTCGGCGACCGAGATCTGCCCGGTTAGATTGTTCCAATCGTCGTTGGCCTGGTCGCGCACTTCGACCAGAAAGCGTCCGAACTCGGGATCCTCGCACAGCCAGATCGGGGCGCCGGCGTCTGGAACGCTCTCGGTGGGTGATCCGGGGAACTGAATCGACCAGCCGGCAGGGTCCTTGTACGGACTCCAGTCCAAGCGATCGGTCAGCGGCGGCGCGCCAGCGCCGCGGGCAGTCGATCCGACGGGGATCTCCAGCGAACTCGCCTCTTGCAGCGCGATCTTGGCGCCGATTCCCAAAACGACCGCCAATATCAGCAGCGAGCCGATCATCATCACCTGGCGACGAAACTTGCGTTTGGCGAGCGATTGCGCTGCGCGATCGGCCAGGGGGTCTTTCAGCGGAATCTCGGCGTCGTCGATCAAATTGCGCGACATGGCCGGTGCGCCTCGAAACGTTTTCGGGCCCGGCGTATCCGCCCCCGAAACGATCCGCGTCGGTTCGCCGCACTTTGGGCAGCGAACCTTCTTGTCGGCCAACCGTTCGGCGGCTTCAAAGGTGGCTCGGCAGTGCGAACAGGTCGCGACGATCGGCATCGTAGCGATCCTTTCGAGAAGAAGTAGGAGGAGCTGGAAAACGGATGGTCGACGTGACGGACATCCCCACGAAACGTTCCCCTTATTCTTTCGCCCCCAGACGCAGACCGCAATACGAAACCGCGGCGAACTGCTGGTCTAACTACCGACGAATTTGTCGCCGTCGATTGAAAACGACTCGAAAAACTGGTCGACTTCGTCGTGATAATGGTCTCCCGCCCACAGCACGACGAACATCCGTTGCCGTATGAAGATTAAAAGAACTCGCGTTTCGCCGGGCTGATCGCGGACGATATCGGTCGCCAGTTGATACTCGACGGCGTAGTTGCCGCCGATCTTGTGGCGGCGGATCGAGGCGATGTAGGGACTCGCATCGGCCAACTCCGGCAGGTCGAACGCGAGCCAATGTTCGCGAATTGGTTTGGCGCCCGACGGCGGCGAAGCGACCGGCGTGCGATTGGAATAGAAAATCTCGAACGTCTCCGCTTTGCCGACGAGATTGGCGCCGCGCACCGAGACGTCGCCGCGCTGCACTGGCGGCAGTTGCGCATAGGGCTGAGGAAAGCGGACCACGATCTTGCCGCTGGGGTCGAAGAATTGAACCGCACTGGTCGTGGGACGGAACGATTCGCTCGGCTGAAATTTGTTCGATCCGCCGCTCATTGCGACCGTCAGGCCAATCAATAGCAAGACCAGCGCCAGGCCTCCGCCGGCGGCGCCGATCAGCATCATCGTCTGCCGCTTGTCGCTGGTCGTCGGTTCAATCGTGGCGACCTCGGCCGATGGCTGTGGCTTGACTGGCCGCGGACCAGGATCTGCCGCCAATGAACCGGAGGAACGTCGCGGCGTTTCTTCAATGATCTCAACCTCGGTGATCACCTCTTCCGCCACATCGACGACCCCCGAGGGCGCATTGCCGACCGGAGCGTCATCGAGAAAGTCGTCATCCGACAACTCCTCAACCGCCTCGGCATCCTCCATGCGCTCGATGACCAGGTCGTCAAACCCAAGCTCGATCACTTCTTCTTCCGGTTGCGGCGGAGGTTCCGGCGCTGGGGGGGGAGGAGTCGGCCGCACCGGCGCTGGTGGCGCCGCGGCAGGACGCGCGGTTGGTTGGCTCGTCGCCGTAAAAGCCGGCGCCGTTTCGTACGGGCCATCGAGACACGAGTCATCCAAGTCGTCGTCGTCCATCGCCTCGTAGGGATTGGGCGCCGCAGGTGGCGCCGGCGATGCAGCGACCGCCGCAAGTTCGACCGCTTCGTGCCGCGCGGTCGCCAAGATAATCGGCGGCAGCGCTTCCCAAGCCGCTAGCTGCGCGGGATTCAAGACGATCGGCTGGTCCGGCGAAGGGGTCGCATGGGCTGGCTGGGCTTGCGGACGTGGCGCCGACGACGCGGGAGCGGCCGGTTTCGCGTCTGGCGCTTTCGCCGCCGCTGGCTTTGCCGCAGGCTTCTCGGCAGGCTTTGTCGGCGCCGGCGGAGATTGGGGCGCTGGAGATTCGGGCACCGGCGTCGGGGTCTCGCCAGCAATTTCTTTCCACGATCGCGTAGGGGTCGCCGACGGTGGTGGAGCTTGACGCTTGGGCTTGGATGGTGATTTTTGCTTGGGCGCTGCGGCCTTGGCGACCGGCAAGTCTTCCTGCGACGAATCGCTGACGCGACGTTGCTGTCGGGCCGCCTTCGCTTTCTTTTCGGCTTGGCTGACGACATCGCCGATCCGAAAGGGCTCTTTGCACTTGGGGCAGCGGACGTTCTTGCCTGCCAGATGATCTTGCGCGGCGAATTTCGCCTGGCAGTGCGGACAAGCGGCGATAAAACTCACTGGCGACTCAAGCGTGCGGGAGAGGGATCGGGCGAAGTCATTTCAACGTGAATAGATACGTCGATTTTGGTCCGTTGGGGGGGCGACTGCAAGCGCTATTGCGGCACTACCGCGGAAGTCGGACGCGGGCAATCCGTTCGCGCTGCATCTCGTCGAGCGAAAATGGGGTCGTCAGGATCGGATGATTTTGGTCAGCGCGAATTTGCAGCGCATAACCGTCTCCCTCGGGGGCGTTGATCGGCATCGAAAAACTGCCGTCGGGCCGCGTCCGGAAATAGTTCTCGATCGTCCGGGGACCAATCAAATCGATCGCGGCGCCGGCGATCGGCAGGCCGTCGCGGTTGACGACGATGCCGCGGATCACAAATTGATCGGGGCTGCGGAGATCGGCTTGCTGCATCGCCGCCACCAGGGCTCGCAGCTCGAGCGCGTCTTCGCAGCGAATGACGACCCGGTCATTGTCAAAGTCGACCTGCAGGGCCGCGCTGGGGCGAACGCTCGATTCCGCCTTTTGAAAGAGCCGGCGGACATCGACGTAGTTGGCGGTATACGCAGCGGTCGGCATGTCGGCGTCGGTGGCGATTTCGACTTCTCCGAGCAACTGCTGAGCTTGCGGCGAATCGACGCGGAGCCAGCCGACCTGGGCTCGGTCGCTATACCGCCAGTGGGTCCAGTAGGCCAATGGCAGCGAGAGGAGGGCGATGCCGATCAATAGCGCCCGCAGCGAGATGCGGGGGTTTCGCCGCAACTTGGGCAGATAGAGCGTCGCGGCGCCGGCGGCGGCTCCGAGCAGCAAGATAAAGAGGACTTGGTAGGCCATGGCGGCGATTATGGTAGCGATTGGCGTGCGTTTGGCCTGCGATCCTGGCAAGGCGACTTCTATTTAACAGTAGCGCAGTAGGGAAGCGAGGGCAAACTGCCGCTGGCGCCGCTATCAGCCGATTTTTCGGCAATACCCGAACGATTTCGACCCGTATCGCGTATTATAGGGGAGCTGGGAGCAAGCCCTTTCTAGGATCGGTTCAGGACGTACCGCTGCGCCAGGACGCGCAACCGACCATTCGTGACTAACGCCGAGAACGACGGCAGCCGTCACCAACTGAGCGAGAGGTTCAGATGGTGAGGGTTATGCCGAAGAAAACTCGCTCGGTTTCTTGTCGGTTTTTTTGACCAGGGCTAAATCGTGACCTAAGCTTTCGCGGGTCGAGACTCAGGGCCCACATTCTTAGGTCGGTTAACGTCGCTTCGGCGGCTGTTTCCCTTGTTCGCCTCGCCGGGCGACAGGCCCCCCCAAAAAACGACGGATTCTCGAATGTTGCGATGGACTACGCCAAGAACGGCTCGCGGTATTGCCGCCCCCTTCTTGTTTACTTTGATTTTCGTTTCGCTGGCTGCCCCGCAGTTGGCGCTGGCCCAAGTCAAGATCCCGGACGAAGCGGTCCTGGACCAGGGTGAGATCGCCCAGTTGATCGCCGATGGCGAACTGCTGGAAAAAGAAGGACGCTGGGGCGAGGCCCTGACGCACTTCGAAGACGCCCTGCGAGCCTTTCCTGACGTCGCTCCGCTGAAAGAGAAGGTCGACACCGTTCGTCGTCGCTACGACGTTTCGCGTCGTTACGCCGATCGCAGCTTTGTCGGGGGCATGCGTAACTTGACGGCCGAACAGTCGGTCGCCTTGTACGACGATCTGCTCGCGAAGATTCAATCGAATTACGTCGACTCGCCCCGCTGGTCCGATCTGGCCTATCGCGGGATGTTGCAGTTGGACGCCGCCCTGTTTGATCGCACCTTCCGTCAGGTCAACATGCAGGGAATGAGCGAAGAGCAAATCACCGAGCTGCGTCGTCAATTGTGGCAATCGGCCCAGTTTGATCGGATTCAAAACCGTTTCGACGCTCGGGCGCTCGCCCTGCAAGCCGGCCAGATCGCGCAGGCCGCCGCGGGTATGCCGCAGACCGCCGTCGTGTTGGAATTCATCAGCGGCGCCGCCGGTTCGCTCGACAACTACTCCAGCTTTCTGACGCCGGATCAGTTGAATGAAGTTTACTCGCAGATCGAAGGTAACTTCGTCGGCGTCGGCATCGAACTGAAGACGCAAGACGAAGCGCTGCTGATTGTTCGTTCGATCCCCGGCAGCCCCGCCGACAAAGCGGGCATTCGCGACGGCGAACGCATCATCGCTTTGGAAGGCCGGACCGTCAGTCAGTTGGGTGGCGAAAAAGCGGCCGACATGTTGAAGGGCCCGATCGGCAGTTCGATCACCGTGACCATCGCCGACGCTCAACAGAACGCTCGCGACATCGTCGTCACGCGTGATCGCATTGAAGTGCCGAGCGTCGACGTCGTCAAAATGCTCGATCCCGCTTCCGGCGTCGCCTACCTGCGTATCGCCAGCTTCCAGAAGACGACCACCCGCGACCTGACCGCCGCCTTGTGGAACATGCACCGTCAAGGGATGCAGGCCTTGGTGATCGACCTCCGCGGCAACCCGGGCGGTTTGCTGACCGCTTCAGTCGAAATCGCCGACTTGTTCCTTGATCGCGGCACGATCGTTTCGACCCGCGGCCGCAGCGCTGGCGAAGACTTCGACTACACCGCGCATCAGGCCGGCACCTGGCGGATGCCGCTGGTCGTGCTGATCGATGAGAACTCGGCCAGCGCCAGCGAGATCTTCGCCGGTGCGATGCATGACAACGGTCGCGGCACGATCGTCGGTACGCGGAGCTACGGCAAAGGCTCGGTTCAGGGGATCTTCCCGCTGGGCGTCGCCAAAGCTGGTCTACGTCTGACCACCGCCAAGTTTTACTCTCCCAGCGGTCAAGCGATCAGCAATCGCGGCGTGACGCCGGACGTGGTTGTCCGCAACGTCGCCAAACCGCTGGAAGGGGGCGCGATTCTGGAAAGCAAGACTGATGCCGCCCTGGACGCCGGTTTGCACGCGGCTCTGACGCAGCTGCAACCGGCCCAGATCTCGAATCGAGCGATTGGCCAAAGATAGCCCATTCGAGGGAATAGGGTTGGCGTCGGTCCCCCTAGCTTAGTAAATTGCGAAACAGTCCGCATTCTTCCCAATGCGGACTGTTTTCCTGTTTACCCCCAATGTTGCTTTGACATTCGAGCGTTTAGGCCAGCTGATCGCCCGTCGCTGGATGCTGATCATTCCTCTCTGGATCATCCTGGCGGTGTGCGCGGTGCTTTCGCCGCCCCACTGGGACGATGTGACGCTCGACGGCGATCTGGCCTATCTACCGGCCACCTCGCCGATGCTGATCGCCGAGCGAGAGATCACCGCCGCGTTCCCCGATCGGAAGGCGAAGAGCCAGATTGTGATCATCGCTTCGCGCCGCGACGAAGAGCCGCTGACCGACGACGAGTGGAAGACGATCGATCGTCTGGCGTCTCCCTTTCAAAACGCCCAAGGGATCGAATGGCTGCGGCAGGCC includes:
- a CDS encoding zinc ribbon domain-containing protein, producing the protein MPIVATCSHCRATFEAAERLADKKVRCPKCGEPTRIVSGADTPGPKTFRGAPAMSRNLIDDAEIPLKDPLADRAAQSLAKRKFRRQVMMIGSLLILAVVLGIGAKIALQEASSLEIPVGSTARGAGAPPLTDRLDWSPYKDPAGWSIQFPGSPTESVPDAGAPIWLCEDPEFGRFLVEVRDQANDDWNNLTGQISVAEAKRNVDSANLMDVSNRTSHFAGGAQVHRIRLAGDIPQEGPQAAIVYKFSLDGKSYTVLWQGDSSQAGSDVVRFFFVSFQKDGSTLLAG
- a CDS encoding carboxypeptidase-like regulatory domain-containing protein translates to MAYQVLFILLLGAAAGAATLYLPKLRRNPRISLRALLIGIALLSLPLAYWTHWRYSDRAQVGWLRVDSPQAQQLLGEVEIATDADMPTAAYTANYVDVRRLFQKAESSVRPSAALQVDFDNDRVVIRCEDALELRALVAAMQQADLRSPDQFVIRGIVVNRDGLPIAGAAIDLIGPRTIENYFRTRPDGSFSMPINAPEGDGYALQIRADQNHPILTTPFSLDEMQRERIARVRLPR
- a CDS encoding S41 family peptidase; this encodes MLRWTTPRTARGIAAPFLFTLIFVSLAAPQLALAQVKIPDEAVLDQGEIAQLIADGELLEKEGRWGEALTHFEDALRAFPDVAPLKEKVDTVRRRYDVSRRYADRSFVGGMRNLTAEQSVALYDDLLAKIQSNYVDSPRWSDLAYRGMLQLDAALFDRTFRQVNMQGMSEEQITELRRQLWQSAQFDRIQNRFDARALALQAGQIAQAAAGMPQTAVVLEFISGAAGSLDNYSSFLTPDQLNEVYSQIEGNFVGVGIELKTQDEALLIVRSIPGSPADKAGIRDGERIIALEGRTVSQLGGEKAADMLKGPIGSSITVTIADAQQNARDIVVTRDRIEVPSVDVVKMLDPASGVAYLRIASFQKTTTRDLTAALWNMHRQGMQALVIDLRGNPGGLLTASVEIADLFLDRGTIVSTRGRSAGEDFDYTAHQAGTWRMPLVVLIDENSASASEIFAGAMHDNGRGTIVGTRSYGKGSVQGIFPLGVAKAGLRLTTAKFYSPSGQAISNRGVTPDVVVRNVAKPLEGGAILESKTDAALDAGLHAALTQLQPAQISNRAIGQR
- a CDS encoding MJ0042-type zinc finger domain-containing protein; translated protein: MSFIAACPHCQAKFAAQDHLAGKNVRCPKCKEPFRIGDVVSQAEKKAKAARQQRRVSDSSQEDLPVAKAAAPKQKSPSKPKRQAPPPSATPTRSWKEIAGETPTPVPESPAPQSPPAPTKPAEKPAAKPAAAKAPDAKPAAPASSAPRPQAQPAHATPSPDQPIVLNPAQLAAWEALPPIILATARHEAVELAAVAASPAPPAAPNPYEAMDDDDLDDSCLDGPYETAPAFTATSQPTARPAAAPPAPVRPTPPPPAPEPPPQPEEEVIELGFDDLVIERMEDAEAVEELSDDDFLDDAPVGNAPSGVVDVAEEVITEVEIIEETPRRSSGSLAADPGPRPVKPQPSAEVATIEPTTSDKRQTMMLIGAAGGGLALVLLLIGLTVAMSGGSNKFQPSESFRPTTSAVQFFDPSGKIVVRFPQPYAQLPPVQRGDVSVRGANLVGKAETFEIFYSNRTPVASPPSGAKPIREHWLAFDLPELADASPYIASIRRHKIGGNYAVEYQLATDIVRDQPGETRVLLIFIRQRMFVVLWAGDHYHDEVDQFFESFSIDGDKFVGS